One Sphaeramia orbicularis chromosome 21, fSphaOr1.1, whole genome shotgun sequence DNA window includes the following coding sequences:
- the LOC115412809 gene encoding complement C1q-like protein 4 encodes TLIFKRVVTNVGNRYNSSTGIFTAPTKGVYYFSFTGCVGRSGTLDATLVKNSELISEIHDRRGSTGCSSNSVTVQLEVGDTIFIRLWNRHSIFDQGKLSTFTGFLLFAV; translated from the exons ACACTGATCTTTAAGAGAGTGGTAACTAATGTTGGCAATAGATACAACTCCAGCACAg GCATCTTCACAGCCCCCACAAAGGGCGTCTACTACTTCTCTTTCACCGGCTGCGTGGGAAGATCAGGTACATTGGATGCAACATTGGTGAAGAACAGCGAACTCATCTCTGAGATCCACGACAGACGGGGATCAACCGGCTGTAGCTCTAACAGCGTGACGGTGCAGCTGGAGGTCGGCGACACTATCTTCATCCGTCTCTGGAATCGCCACAGCATCTTCGACCAGGGCAAACTCAGCACCTTCACCGGGTTCCTCCTCTTCGCCGTGTAG